One window of the Nicotiana tabacum cultivar K326 chromosome 4, ASM71507v2, whole genome shotgun sequence genome contains the following:
- the LOC107815350 gene encoding rop guanine nucleotide exchange factor 12-like: MVRALEEEKEIPSAESQKVNGLKLLRKETIMSRNKADDSGSANINQNQPSDMELMKEKFAKLLLGEDMSGGGKGVSSALALSNAITNLAASAFGEQKRLEPMQPEIKAKWRKEIDWLLSVTDHIVEFIPSKQKSKDGTNMEIMVTKQRTDLQMNIPALRKLDAMLLDCLDSFRDQSEISYTSKDEEGKNSRADDKWWIPTPKVPPNGLSDATRKWLQFQKDSVNQVHKAAMAINAQVLTEMEVPENYIEYLPKNGRASLGDSIYRSITDEYFDPDYFLSTMDLSSEHKILDLKNRIEASVIIWRRKMNAKDGKSAWGSAVSMEKRELFEERAETILLILKHRFPGIPQSSLDISKIQYNRDVGQAILESYSRIIESRAYTVMSRIEDVLQADAVAQNPSNGEVKRFPGDDSLGVAASETFPDGKEEVEKLNSAETPNSMTLLDFMGWGAEQGDDDAEKDLKEDRTKDTDGKLLSKPPNIVTNKRVSYLENLAGSRSPTARH, translated from the exons ATGGTTCGAGCACTAGAGGAAGAGAAAGAGATTCCATCTGCTGAATCTCAAAAGGTTAATGGGTTGAAGCTTCTCCGTAAAGAGACCATCATGTCACGTAATAAAGCCGACGATTCAGGCTCcgctaacatcaaccagaaccagCCTTCAG ATATGGAGCTGATGAAGGAAAAATTTGCCAAGTTGCTCCTTGGTGAGGATATGTCTGGCGGAGGAAAGGGTGTTTCATCAGCATTGGCATTGTCAAATGCAATCACAAACTTAGCAG CTTCTGCATTTGGGGAACAGAAGAGATTAGAGCCCATGCAACCAGAGATAAAAGCCAAGTGGAGAAAAGAAATTGATTGGCTTTTATCTGTTACAGATCACATTGTTGAATTTATTCCTTCTAAACAAAAATCAAAGGATGGAACAAACATGGAG ATTATGGTGACAAAGCAGAGAACTGATCTTCAAATGAACATCCCAGCACTACGCAAACTAGACGCGATGCTTCTG GATTGCTTAGATAGTTTTAGAGACCAAAGTGAAATCTCTTATACATcgaaggatgaagaaggaaaaAACAGCAGGGCAGATGACAAATGGTGGATACCTACACCTAAGGTTCCCCCTAATGGTTTGTCCGATGCAACAAGAAAATGGCTGCAATTTCAAAAAGATTCTGTAAACCAAGTACATAAAGCAGCCATGGCCATAAATGCTCAAGTTCTAACAGAAATGGAGGTCCCTGAAAATTATATAGAATACCTACCAAAG AATGGGAGAGCAAGCCTTGGAGATTCGATATATAGGAGTATCACTGATGAATACTTTGATCCTGATTACTTCCTTTCGACTATGGACTTGTCTTCAGAACATAAAATTTTAGACCTCAAAAACAGGATTGAGGCTTCTGTTATTAtatggagaagaaaaatgaatGCTAAAGATGGGAAATCAGCCTGGGGTTCAGCCGTTAGTATGGAGAAGAGAGAATTATTTGAAGAAAGGGCAGAGACTATCTTGCTTATCCTAAAGCATCGGTTCCCTGGAATTCCTCAGTCATCACTAGACATAAGCAAAATCCAATACAACAGA GACGTGGGGCAAGCTATTTTAGAAAGCTATTCGAGAATAATTGAAAGCAGGGCATATACAGTCATGTCACGAATCGAAGATGTTCTCCAAGCAGATGCTGTGGCCCAAAATCCTTCCAACGGAGAGGTAAAGAGGTTTCCTGGAGATGATTCCTTAGGGGTCGCAGCATCAGAAACATTCCCGGACGGTAAGGAAGAAGTAGAGAAGCTTAATTCTGCAGAAACTCCTAATTCAATGACACTGCTGGATTTCATGGGTTGGGGAGCGGAACAAGGAGATGATGATGCTGAGAAAGACTTGAAGGAGGACCGAACCAAAGACACTGATGGGAAGCTCCTAAGCAAACCTCCAAATATAGTCACTAATAAGAGAGTTTCTTACCTAGAGAATTTAGCTGGTTCCAGAAGTCCAACGGCACGTCACTAA
- the LOC107815353 gene encoding photosystem I reaction center subunit VI-1, chloroplastic has translation MASLATLAGVQPTTNVKGLAGSSITGTKLHLKSSRLNLKPTKSRTGSVVAKYGDKSVYFDLEDLGNTTGQWDLYGSDAPSPYNPLQSKFFETFAAPFTKRGLLLKFLILGGGSTLAYFSSTASGDILPIKKGPQLPPKLGPRGKI, from the exons ATGGCATCTTTGGCAACCCTTGCTGGAGTGCAGCCTACCACCAATGTCAAAGGCCTAGCTGGAAGCTCCATCACTGGAACTAAGCTTCATCTCAAATCATCTCGCCTCAATTTGAAGCCCACTAAATCCAG GACTGGCTCTGTGGTTGCCAAATATGGTGACAAGAGTGTATACTTTGATTTGGAGGATTTGGGCAACACCACTGGCCAGTGGGACTTGTATGGATCAGATGCACCTTCACCATACAACCCTCTTCAG AGCAAGTTCTTTGAGACATTTGCTGCTCCATTCACTAAGAGAGGTCTGCTTCTCAAATTCTTGATATTGGGAGGTGGCTCCACACTTGCTTACTTCAGTTCGACAGCATCAGGGGATATCCTACCAATCAAGAAAGGTCCACAACTTCCACCCAAGCTCGGACCACGTGGCAAGATCTAA
- the LOC107815344 gene encoding peroxidase 29-like, translating to MLIDPSSAAALLRLAFHDCQVDGCDGSVMLSYSNGSLTETESDMNFGVRKLDLIDGIKRSLERICRQTVSCADIIQLAARDGVHLAGGPYIEILTGRRDSKLSRKERADKQLPAADISVDKFIKLFQQKNITLQEGVALIGAHTLGIGHCRNFEKRLQPPGDPTLSTSFKLTLLVICSDPFLSNVTFATNDATTFAFDNRYFTDILNGRGLLKIDSEISSDQRTKPYVLGFASDQQQFFNSFTSGFLKLSNHKVLLGKEGEIRKDCRFVNN from the exons ATGCTAATTGATCCTTCTTCAGCTGCAGCCCTCCTAAGACTCGCTTTCCACGACTGCCAAGTAGAT ggtTGTGATGGTTCAGTAATGCTAAGTTATTCAAATGGTTCATTGACTGAAACAGAGTCAGACATGAACTTTGGAGTACGCAAACTTGACTTAATCGATGGAATAAAGAGATCTTTGGAGAGAATTTGCCGTCAAACTGTTTCTTGTGCTGATATCATTCAGTTAGCAGCTCGTGATGGTGTACATCTG GCAGGAGGACCCTATATAGAGATTTTGACCGGACGAAGAGATAGTAAATTGTCAAGGAAGGAGAGAGCTGACAAACAGCTTCCAGCTGCAGACATTTCTGTTGATAAATTCATTAAACTTTTCCAGCAGAAGAATATCACTCTCCAAGAAGGAGTAGCCCTTATTG GTGCACACACTCTAGGCATCGGCCATTGCCGGAACTTTGAGAAGAGGTTGCAGCCTCCAGGGGATCCTACATTGTCAACATCATTCAAACTCACTTTACTGGTGATTTGCAGCGATCCTTTTTTATCTAATGTCACTTTTGCAACCAATGATGCTACTACTTTTGCATTTGATAATCGTTACTTCACTGATATCCTTAATGGAAGAGGACTACTCAAGATTGATTCTGAGATTTCCAGTGATCAAAGAACAAAGCCTTATGTCCTTGGATTTGCAAGCGATCAGCAGCAGTTTTTTAACAGTTTTACATCAGGATTCTTAAAACTCTCGAACCATAAAGTTTTGCTTGGTAAAGAGGGAGAAATTCGCAAGGACTGTAGGTTTGTGAATAACTGA
- the LOC107815349 gene encoding small ribosomal subunit protein uS17c, whose product MSLTSPLLQLPLSQFKSLSLSTPFINGSSSLSRLSKPSSSITSPNPSPPAFLPPIRAMRSMQGRVVCSTNDKTVSVEVTRLAPHPKYKRRVRKKKKYQAHDPLNQFQVGDFVQLEKTAPISKTKTFLAVPVPPRNQHKPKEEENLELGLPLESSLQQS is encoded by the coding sequence ATGTCTCTAACTTCTCCTCTCCTTCAACTTCCCCTCTCCCAATTCAAATCCCTCTCCCTTTCCACCCCTTTTATTAATGGCTCCTCTTCTCTTTCCCGTCTCTCCAAACCCTCTTCCTCAATCACTTCCCCAAACCCATCTCCCCCAGCTTTCTTGCCTCCAATTCGAGCCATGAGATCAATGCAAGGCCGAGTCGTCTGCTCCACAAATGACAAAACAGTTTCAGTGGAGGTTACCCGTCTTGCGCCTCACCCGAAGTACAAGCGTAGGgttaggaagaagaagaagtaccAAGCTCATGACCCTTTGAACCAATTCCAAGTTGGGGATTTTGTTCAGCTTGAAAAGACTGCGCCCATTAGCAAGACTAAAACTTTCCTTGCTGTACCTGTACCTCCGAGAAACCAGCACAAGCCCAAGGAGGAAGAGAATCTGGAACTTGGGCTTCCGCTTGAATCTTCTCTGCAGCAGAGTTAA